One stretch of Streptomyces agglomeratus DNA includes these proteins:
- a CDS encoding DegT/DnrJ/EryC1/StrS family aminotransferase has translation MALRALRLPPRSRVLVPAMTFCGAAEAIVHAGLRPVLVDVEPHTGLASPRTVATAVRTCGRPSAMVVLHFAGAPAPVEELAEAAGLGPGLVVEDAAHALGTFVGGRPVGALSGAACFSFYATKNLPVGEGGMVTTDNEQTAAWIHRARLHGMSADAWRRNAPGGDWAYTVEEAGLKANMTDVQAAIGRAQLRHLDGWQRRREAVARRYEDGLRQVPGLVLPAGPPAGRHAWHLYVVRVLSGFGTGRDELIGRLAERGIGTSVQFIPLHHMPYFRRHAIIPPEGLLGAESLFPQLLSLPMYPALPERAVDRVCAEIARLAPAPRRVPAARPAAARHGAPRSDRTGGLRTLVAGAGEAGRALARDLRGAPGFGLLPVGFVDDDPGKRGADGVPVLGTLDDIGRLTLAHGIEVVVVAIPGLSAERFRLVTTLPKRRAPASATCPPSSRPCAAMWWAATCGRWTCTA, from the coding sequence CTGGCGCTGCGCGCGCTGCGGCTGCCGCCGCGCAGCCGGGTCCTCGTACCGGCCATGACGTTCTGCGGGGCGGCCGAGGCGATCGTGCACGCCGGGCTGCGTCCGGTGCTGGTTGATGTCGAGCCGCACACCGGCCTGGCGTCCCCGCGCACGGTGGCGACCGCCGTCCGTACCTGCGGCAGGCCGTCCGCCATGGTCGTCCTGCACTTCGCCGGGGCGCCCGCGCCGGTGGAGGAGCTCGCCGAGGCGGCGGGACTGGGGCCCGGCCTCGTCGTGGAGGACGCCGCCCACGCACTGGGGACCTTCGTGGGCGGGCGGCCGGTCGGCGCGCTCTCGGGCGCCGCGTGCTTCAGCTTCTACGCGACCAAGAACCTGCCCGTGGGCGAGGGCGGCATGGTGACCACGGACAACGAGCAGACCGCCGCGTGGATCCACCGCGCGCGGCTGCACGGGATGTCGGCGGACGCCTGGCGCCGCAACGCACCGGGCGGCGACTGGGCGTACACCGTCGAAGAGGCCGGGCTGAAGGCCAACATGACTGATGTCCAGGCCGCGATAGGCCGCGCGCAACTGCGCCACCTCGACGGCTGGCAGCGCCGCCGCGAGGCCGTGGCCCGCCGTTACGAGGACGGACTGCGGCAGGTTCCGGGACTCGTGCTCCCCGCCGGCCCCCCTGCGGGCCGCCATGCCTGGCATCTGTACGTGGTCCGGGTCCTGAGCGGGTTCGGGACCGGCCGCGACGAGCTGATCGGACGGCTGGCGGAGCGCGGCATCGGCACCTCCGTGCAATTCATCCCCCTGCACCACATGCCGTACTTCCGCCGGCACGCGATCATCCCGCCCGAGGGGCTGCTCGGGGCCGAGTCTCTCTTCCCCCAGCTGCTGTCGCTGCCCATGTACCCGGCCCTGCCGGAGCGGGCGGTGGACCGCGTCTGCGCCGAGATCGCCCGGCTGGCGCCCGCGCCGCGTCGCGTCCCGGCCGCCCGTCCGGCGGCGGCGCGGCACGGCGCCCCGCGGTCCGACCGCACCGGCGGCCTGCGCACTCTCGTGGCCGGTGCGGGCGAGGCCGGCCGGGCGCTGGCCAGGGATCTGCGCGGCGCACCGGGCTTCGGACTGCTGCCGGTGGGTTTCGTGGACGACGACCCCGGCAAGCGCGGGGCGGACGGGGTGCCCGTACTGGGCACGCTCGACGACATCGGGCGGCTCACGCTCGCGCACGGCATCGAGGTGGTCGTGGTGGCCATCCCCGGACTGAGCGCGGAGCGGTTCCGCCTGGTCACCACGCTGCCGAAGCGGCGGGCGCCGGCGTCCGCGACCTGCCCTCCTTCATCGCGGCCATGCGCCGCGATGTGGTGGGCAGCGACATGCGGGCGCTGGACGTGCACCGCCTGA
- a CDS encoding DegT/DnrJ/EryC1/StrS family aminotransferase has protein sequence MTVHRLHIPPRGGSPAGRTSADDGRQQVPFAAATISGEARRAAQRVLASGWLTTGRETQRFEEEFAAYVGARHAVAVSSCTRRDRAGAARAAAAAAQPGPRTGHDVLRGGRGDRARRAASGAG, from the coding sequence ATGACCGTCCATCGTCTCCACATCCCGCCTCGCGGCGGCTCCCCTGCGGGCCGTACGTCCGCCGACGACGGCCGGCAGCAAGTGCCGTTCGCCGCCGCCACCATCAGCGGGGAAGCCCGCCGCGCGGCGCAGCGGGTCCTCGCTTCGGGGTGGCTGACCACCGGCCGTGAGACCCAGCGGTTCGAGGAGGAGTTCGCGGCGTACGTGGGGGCGCGGCACGCGGTCGCGGTGAGTTCCTGCACCCGCCGCGATCGAGCTGGCGCTGCGCGCGCTGCGGCTGCCGCCGCGCAGCCGGGTCCTCGTACCGGCCATGACGTTCTGCGGGGCGGCCGAGGCGATCGTGCACGCCGGGCTGCGTCCGGTGCTGGTTGA
- a CDS encoding PAC2 family protein: MIELEGVPELIDPVMVAAFEGWNDAGDAASTAVAHLDREWKGEVFAALDAEDYYDFQVNRPTVFIDGGVRKITWPTTRLSVVRIGGDKPRDLVLVRGIEPSMRWRSYCNEILGFAHELGVEMIVILGALLGDTPHTRPVPVSGVTSDADLARTMDLEETKYEGPTGIVGILQEACTHAGVPAVSLWAAVPHYVSQPPNPKATLALLNRLEDLIDLRIPLGELPEDARAWQVGVDQLAAEDSEVAEYVQSLEEARDTVELPEATGEAIAREFERYLRRRDGGPGPGHATDGGDTSGTYLRDSSSGRARPPRPPRAEPETQQGTDSAEGSDGAEGSAEE, from the coding sequence GTGATCGAGCTCGAGGGGGTTCCCGAGCTGATCGACCCGGTCATGGTGGCCGCGTTCGAGGGCTGGAACGACGCCGGCGACGCCGCCTCCACCGCGGTCGCGCACCTGGACCGGGAATGGAAGGGCGAGGTCTTCGCGGCGCTCGACGCCGAGGACTACTACGACTTCCAGGTCAACCGGCCCACGGTGTTCATCGACGGCGGAGTCCGCAAGATCACCTGGCCCACGACACGGCTCTCCGTGGTACGGATCGGCGGCGACAAGCCCCGTGACCTCGTCCTGGTGCGCGGCATCGAGCCGTCCATGCGGTGGCGTTCGTACTGCAACGAGATCCTCGGCTTCGCCCACGAGCTGGGTGTCGAGATGATCGTGATCCTGGGCGCGCTGCTCGGCGACACCCCGCACACCAGGCCGGTGCCGGTCAGCGGCGTGACCTCGGACGCGGATCTGGCGCGGACCATGGACCTGGAGGAGACCAAGTACGAGGGCCCCACGGGCATCGTGGGCATCCTCCAGGAGGCGTGTACGCACGCGGGCGTGCCAGCGGTGAGCCTGTGGGCTGCCGTACCGCACTACGTGTCGCAGCCGCCGAACCCCAAGGCCACGCTGGCGCTGCTCAACCGCCTCGAAGACCTCATCGACCTGCGCATCCCGCTGGGTGAACTGCCCGAGGACGCGCGGGCGTGGCAGGTCGGCGTCGACCAACTGGCCGCCGAGGACAGCGAGGTGGCGGAGTACGTGCAGTCGCTGGAGGAGGCGCGGGACACCGTGGAGCTCCCCGAGGCGACGGGCGAGGCCATCGCCCGCGAGTTCGAGCGGTACCTGCGGCGGCGCGACGGCGGTCCCGGCCCCGGTCACGCGACGGACGGGGGCGACACCAGCGGTACGTACCTGCGCGACAGCTCCAGCGGCCGCGCGCGGCCCCCCAGGCCGCCGCGTGCGGAGCCCGAGACCCAGCAGGGCACGGACAGCGCGGAAGGCTCCGACGGGGCGGAAGGCTCCGCGGAGGAGTAG
- a CDS encoding glycerol-3-phosphate dehydrogenase/oxidase, with product MTTLQSVPALGTRPADGCATSRAETREHLSKATYDLLVIGGGILGISTAWHAAQSGLRVALVDAGDFAGATSSASSKLLHGGLRYLQTGAVKLVAENHFERRAVSRDVAPHLANPLTFYLPVYKGGPHGAAKLGAGVFAYSALSAFGDGVGHVISPAKAARAVPELRTDDLKAVAVYGDDQMNDSRMALMTVRAAVDAGATVLNHAEVTGLRFTNGRVTGAELRDRLDGSEFGVTARLVLNATGPWVDHLRKMENPNAAPSIRLSKGAHLVLKRTAPWRAALATPIDKYRITFALPWEDQLLLGTTDEEYEGDPADVAVNEKDIAQILDEAAFSIRDQQLSRDLITYSFAGLRVLPGGPGDTSKAKRETVVTEGRGGMLSVAGGKWTTFRHIGRTVMNKLAALPGHPLGEDMEPISRLPKKLPLPGISNPNAVAHRLLVDGGTPGPRMAADTARHLATHYGSLSFDIARLANEDPALAERVHPDAPEIWAQVVYARDHEWAETADDVLRRRTTLTIRGLATDEVRAKVEDVLDRRA from the coding sequence ATGACCACCCTGCAGAGCGTCCCGGCCCTCGGGACGCGCCCGGCCGACGGCTGTGCCACGAGCCGTGCCGAAACCCGGGAACACCTTTCCAAGGCGACGTACGACCTCCTGGTGATCGGCGGCGGCATCCTGGGCATCTCCACCGCCTGGCACGCCGCCCAGTCGGGACTGCGGGTGGCCCTGGTGGACGCCGGCGACTTCGCCGGCGCCACCTCCTCCGCCTCCTCCAAGCTGCTCCACGGCGGACTGCGCTACCTCCAGACCGGCGCGGTCAAGCTGGTGGCGGAGAACCACTTCGAGCGGCGCGCCGTCTCCCGGGACGTCGCGCCGCACCTCGCCAACCCGCTGACCTTCTACCTCCCCGTCTACAAGGGCGGCCCGCACGGCGCGGCCAAGCTGGGCGCGGGCGTCTTCGCCTACTCGGCACTGTCCGCCTTCGGCGACGGTGTCGGCCATGTGATCAGCCCGGCGAAGGCCGCGCGTGCGGTGCCCGAGCTCCGTACGGACGACCTCAAGGCCGTCGCGGTCTACGGCGACGACCAGATGAACGACTCGCGCATGGCCCTGATGACGGTCCGGGCCGCCGTCGATGCGGGCGCTACCGTCCTCAACCACGCCGAGGTCACCGGCCTGCGCTTCACCAACGGCAGGGTCACGGGCGCGGAGCTCAGGGACCGCCTGGACGGCTCCGAGTTCGGTGTGACGGCCCGTCTGGTGCTCAACGCCACCGGGCCGTGGGTCGACCACCTGCGCAAGATGGAGAACCCGAACGCGGCGCCCTCCATCCGCCTCTCCAAGGGCGCGCACCTGGTGCTCAAGCGGACCGCCCCCTGGCGGGCCGCGCTGGCGACGCCGATCGACAAGTACCGCATCACCTTCGCGCTGCCGTGGGAGGACCAGCTGCTGCTCGGCACGACCGACGAGGAGTACGAGGGCGACCCGGCGGACGTCGCGGTCAACGAGAAGGACATCGCCCAGATCCTGGACGAGGCCGCCTTCTCGATCCGCGACCAGCAGCTCTCCCGCGACCTGATCACGTACTCCTTCGCGGGTCTGCGGGTGCTGCCGGGCGGTCCCGGTGACACCTCGAAGGCCAAGCGCGAGACGGTCGTCACCGAGGGACGCGGCGGGATGCTGTCGGTCGCCGGCGGCAAGTGGACGACGTTCCGTCACATCGGGCGCACCGTCATGAACAAGCTCGCCGCCCTGCCCGGCCACCCGCTGGGCGAGGACATGGAGCCGATCTCGCGGCTGCCGAAGAAGCTGCCGCTGCCGGGCATATCCAACCCGAACGCGGTGGCGCACCGGCTGCTCGTCGACGGCGGTACGCCGGGCCCGCGGATGGCCGCCGACACCGCCCGTCACCTGGCCACGCACTACGGCTCGCTGTCGTTCGACATCGCGCGGCTGGCCAACGAGGACCCGGCACTGGCCGAGCGCGTCCACCCCGACGCGCCGGAGATCTGGGCGCAGGTCGTGTACGCACGCGACCACGAGTGGGCCGAGACGGCGGACGACGTACTGCGCCGCCGTACGACGCTGACGATCCGGGGCCTGGCCACGGACGAGGTCCGCGCCAAGGTCGAGGACGTGCTGGACCGCCGCGCCTGA
- the glpK gene encoding glycerol kinase GlpK, protein MTDAHTTGPFIAAIDQGTTSSRCIVFDKDGRIVAVDQKEHEQIFPKPGWVEHDAAEIWTNVQEVVAGAIGKAGITPADVKAIGITNQRETTLLWDKNTGEPVHNAIVWQDTRTDALCKELGRNVGQDRFRRETGLPLASYFAGPKVRWLLDNVEGLRERAEAGDILFGTMDSWVIWNLTGGTDGGVHVTDVTNASRTLLMNLHEMRWDEKILQSMDIPSAVLPEIRSSAEVYGVAKAGPLMGVPVASALGDQQAALFGQTCFSQGEAKSTYGTGTFMLMNTGHTPVNSYNGLLTTVGYRIGNQKAVYALEGSIAVTGSLVQWMRDQMGLIKSAAEIETLASSVEDNGGAYFVPAFSGLFAPYWRPDARGVIAGLTRYVTKAHIARAVLEATAWQTREISDAMTKDSGVELTALKVDGGMTSNNLLMQTLSDFLDAPVVRPMVAETTCLGAAYAAGLAVGFWSSTDELRANWRRAAEWTPRMDADTRDREYKSWLKAVQRSMGWIEDES, encoded by the coding sequence GTGACCGACGCACACACCACCGGCCCGTTCATCGCGGCCATCGACCAGGGCACCACCTCCAGCCGCTGCATCGTCTTCGACAAGGACGGCCGGATCGTCGCGGTCGACCAGAAGGAGCACGAGCAGATCTTCCCGAAGCCGGGCTGGGTCGAGCACGACGCGGCCGAGATCTGGACCAACGTCCAGGAAGTCGTGGCCGGCGCCATCGGCAAGGCGGGCATCACGCCCGCCGACGTCAAGGCGATCGGCATCACCAACCAGCGCGAGACCACGCTGCTGTGGGACAAGAACACCGGCGAGCCCGTCCACAACGCCATCGTGTGGCAGGACACCCGCACCGACGCGCTCTGCAAGGAGCTCGGCCGCAACGTCGGCCAGGACCGCTTCCGCCGCGAAACCGGCCTGCCGCTGGCGTCGTACTTCGCGGGCCCCAAGGTCCGCTGGCTGCTCGACAACGTCGAGGGTCTGCGTGAGCGCGCCGAGGCCGGCGACATCCTCTTCGGCACCATGGACTCCTGGGTCATCTGGAACCTCACCGGTGGCACCGACGGCGGCGTACACGTCACCGATGTCACCAACGCCTCGCGCACGCTCCTCATGAACCTGCACGAGATGCGCTGGGACGAGAAGATCCTCCAGTCGATGGACATCCCGTCCGCCGTGCTGCCGGAGATCCGCTCCTCCGCCGAGGTGTACGGCGTCGCCAAGGCCGGACCGCTGATGGGCGTGCCCGTCGCGTCCGCGCTCGGTGACCAGCAGGCCGCCCTGTTCGGCCAGACCTGCTTCTCCCAGGGCGAGGCCAAGTCGACGTACGGCACCGGCACCTTCATGCTGATGAACACCGGTCACACACCCGTCAACTCGTACAACGGCCTGCTGACGACCGTCGGATACCGCATCGGCAACCAGAAGGCCGTCTACGCCCTCGAAGGCTCCATCGCCGTCACCGGCTCGCTCGTCCAGTGGATGCGCGACCAGATGGGCCTGATCAAGTCGGCCGCCGAGATCGAGACGCTGGCCTCCTCGGTCGAGGACAACGGCGGCGCGTACTTCGTGCCGGCCTTCTCCGGCCTGTTCGCCCCGTACTGGCGTCCCGACGCCCGCGGTGTGATCGCCGGCCTCACCCGGTACGTCACCAAGGCGCACATCGCCCGTGCCGTCCTGGAGGCCACCGCCTGGCAGACCCGCGAGATCAGCGACGCCATGACCAAGGACTCCGGCGTCGAGCTGACGGCCCTCAAGGTCGACGGCGGCATGACCTCCAACAACCTGCTGATGCAGACGCTCTCCGACTTCCTGGACGCACCGGTCGTGCGCCCGATGGTCGCCGAGACCACCTGCCTCGGCGCCGCCTACGCCGCCGGCCTGGCCGTCGGCTTCTGGTCCAGCACCGACGAGCTGCGCGCCAACTGGCGCAGGGCCGCCGAGTGGACCCCCCGCATGGACGCGGACACGCGGGACCGCGAGTACAAGAGCTGGCTCAAGGCCGTCCAGCGGTCCATGGGCTGGATCGAAGACGAGAGCTGA
- a CDS encoding MIP/aquaporin family protein, translating to MSSSDIFIGEIIGTAVLILLGGGVVAAVVLKRSKAQNAGWLAITFGWGFAVMTAVYMTGTLSGAHLNPAVTVGIAIKDSDWSNVPVYVAGQILGAMIGAALVWIAYYGQFQAHLTDPEILAEQPAEEGMVDQKAAPNAGPVLGVFSTGPEVRNVWQNLATEIIGTVVLVLAVLTQGLNDSGKGLGVLGALITAFVVVGIGLSLGGPTGYAINPARDLGPRIVHALLPLPNKGGSDWSYAWIPVVGPLIGGAVAAGIYNIAFA from the coding sequence GTGTCCAGCTCCGACATCTTCATCGGCGAGATCATCGGTACCGCCGTGCTCATCCTGCTCGGCGGCGGCGTGGTCGCCGCCGTCGTACTCAAGCGCTCGAAGGCCCAGAACGCCGGCTGGCTCGCCATCACCTTCGGGTGGGGCTTCGCCGTCATGACCGCCGTCTACATGACCGGCACGCTTTCCGGCGCTCACCTCAACCCGGCGGTCACGGTCGGCATCGCGATCAAGGACAGCGACTGGAGCAACGTTCCGGTCTACGTCGCAGGTCAGATACTCGGCGCCATGATCGGTGCCGCACTGGTCTGGATCGCGTACTACGGCCAGTTCCAGGCCCACCTCACGGACCCGGAGATCCTCGCGGAGCAGCCGGCCGAGGAGGGCATGGTCGACCAGAAGGCCGCGCCCAACGCCGGCCCCGTGCTCGGCGTCTTCTCCACCGGTCCTGAGGTACGGAACGTCTGGCAGAACCTGGCCACCGAGATCATCGGCACCGTCGTGCTCGTTCTCGCGGTGCTCACCCAGGGCCTCAACGACAGCGGCAAGGGTCTCGGCGTGCTCGGCGCGCTGATCACCGCCTTCGTCGTCGTCGGCATCGGCCTCTCGCTCGGCGGCCCGACCGGTTACGCGATCAACCCGGCCCGTGACCTCGGGCCGCGCATCGTGCACGCCCTGCTCCCGCTGCCGAACAAGGGCGGCTCCGACTGGAGCTACGCCTGGATCCCCGTCGTGGGCCCGCTGATCGGCGGAGCCGTCGCCGCGGGTATCTACAACATCGCGTTCGCCTGA
- a CDS encoding IclR family transcriptional regulator, translating to MAKNIQSLERAAAMLRLLAGGERRLGLSEVASSLGLAKGTAHGILRTLQAEGFVEQDPASGRYQLGAELLRLGSTYLDVHELRARALVWTDDLARSSGESVYLGVLHQKGVLIVHHVFRPDDSRQVLEVGAMQPLHSSALGKVLSAYDPVAHNEVVENERKTFTPHTITDAEDFEAVLDLTRARGWAADVEETWDGVASIAAPIHDRRRMPVGAVGITGAVERVRDGGGLRAELVAAVRDCARAVSRDLGASRF from the coding sequence GTGGCGAAGAACATCCAGTCGCTCGAGCGGGCGGCGGCGATGCTGCGCCTGCTCGCGGGGGGCGAGCGCAGGCTCGGCCTGTCCGAAGTGGCCTCGTCCCTCGGACTCGCCAAGGGTACGGCGCACGGCATCCTGCGCACCCTCCAGGCGGAGGGATTCGTCGAACAGGACCCCGCCTCCGGCCGCTATCAGCTGGGGGCCGAGCTGCTGCGCCTGGGCAGCACCTACCTGGATGTGCACGAGCTGCGCGCCCGCGCGCTGGTGTGGACCGACGACCTGGCCCGCTCCAGCGGCGAGAGCGTCTATCTGGGCGTACTGCACCAGAAGGGCGTGCTGATCGTCCACCACGTCTTCCGGCCGGACGACAGCCGGCAGGTGCTGGAGGTCGGCGCCATGCAGCCGCTGCACTCCTCCGCACTGGGCAAGGTGCTGTCGGCGTACGACCCGGTGGCGCACAACGAGGTCGTCGAGAACGAGCGCAAGACCTTCACCCCGCACACGATCACGGACGCCGAGGACTTCGAGGCGGTGCTCGACCTGACCAGGGCGCGCGGCTGGGCGGCCGACGTGGAGGAGACCTGGGACGGGGTGGCGTCGATCGCCGCCCCCATCCACGACCGCCGGCGGATGCCGGTCGGCGCCGTCGGCATCACCGGGGCGGTGGAGCGCGTCCGTGACGGCGGGGGGCTGCGCGCCGAGCTGGTGGCGGCCGTACGGGACTGTGCGCGCGCCGTTTCGCGCGACCTGGGCGCAAGCCGCTTCTGA